In Acidimicrobiales bacterium, a genomic segment contains:
- a CDS encoding SCO6880 family protein yields AGAGRSVASWPWPLASEASWSGYRTDGTCHATYWVAEWPRVDVGPDFLRPLLLQSGARRTVSVTMEPASPSRATREVEHARTADVADAELRRRAGFMVTARRRREQEVVAHRETELADGHAQYRFSGYVTVTADSFDELELAAGRVEQAAGQAHLELRRLYGEQDRAFTWTLPLGRGLA; encoded by the coding sequence GGCGGGGGCCGGTCGGTCGGTGGCCAGCTGGCCCTGGCCACTGGCGTCCGAAGCGAGCTGGTCGGGCTATCGGACCGACGGGACATGCCACGCGACCTACTGGGTGGCCGAGTGGCCGCGGGTGGACGTGGGTCCCGACTTCCTGCGACCGCTGCTGCTCCAGTCAGGAGCGAGGCGCACGGTGTCGGTGACGATGGAGCCCGCCAGCCCGTCCCGGGCGACCCGCGAGGTCGAGCATGCCCGGACGGCCGACGTGGCCGATGCCGAGCTGCGGCGTCGGGCCGGCTTCATGGTCACCGCCCGTCGGCGGCGCGAGCAGGAGGTCGTCGCCCATCGGGAGACGGAGCTGGCTGACGGCCACGCCCAGTACCGCTTCTCGGGCTACGTGACGGTGACCGCCGACAGCTTTGACGAGCTGGAGCTGGCCGCCGGACGGGTCGAACAGGCCGCGGGACAGGCCCACCTGGAGCTGCGGCGCCTGTAC